In Carya illinoinensis cultivar Pawnee chromosome 16, C.illinoinensisPawnee_v1, whole genome shotgun sequence, a single window of DNA contains:
- the LOC122298543 gene encoding uncharacterized sugar kinase YdjH-like yields the protein MVRGHEATLFCFVDMKLPLFLAFYSLRGERLRIDYKGGGVCMRVWPAKGVEVGYRLEKMGAEAEPFPSSNNYSYDNRDGEVKVNVEADADAPLILGLQPAALVDHVARVDWSFLHKIPGDRGGSIPVAIEELELMVSELRTHILASPDDPFSTKTMAGGSIANTMRELSAGFGISSGIIGAYGDDEQGQLFVRNMTSNGVNLSRLRMKKGRTGQCVCLIDELGTRTMRPCLSNAVKVQADDLTREDFKGSKWLSLRYAVFNLEVIWEAIKIAKQEGLYVSLDLASFEMVRNFKLPLLELLESGNIDLCFANEDEAKELLRGKENADPEIALEFLAKHCQWAVVTLGPNGCIAKHGKEVVRVPAIGETKAIDATGAGDLFASGFLYGLVKGLSLEECCKVGSCSGGSVIRSLGGETTPENWQWMFKQMHINSLPVLDRHKQSP from the exons ATGGTTCGTGGACATGAAGCTACATTATTCTGTTTCGTGGATATGAAGCTACCATTATTCTTAGCATTTTATAGTTTGAGGGGTGAGCGTCTCCGTATAGACTATAAAGGTGGCGGGGTTTGTATGAGAGTGTGGCCGGCAAAGGGTGTGGAGGTGGGCTATCGGTTGGAAAAAATGGGAGCAGAGGCAGAGCCCTTCCCTAGCAGCAACAACTACAGCTATGACAATCGGGATGGCGAGGTAAAGGTGAACGTAGAGGCTGACGCTGACGCTCCTCTCATCCTGGGTCTCCAACCGGCGGCCCTTGTCGATCATGTGGCCCGAGTCGACTGGTCCTTTCTACATAAAATCCCCGGTGATCGCGGTGGCTCTATTCCT GTAGCAATTGAAGAGCTTGAGCTCATGGTGAGTGAGTTGAGAACCCATATCCTCGCATCCCCTGATGATCCGTTTTCCACGAAGACAATGGCTGGGGGCAGTATCGCAAATACAATGCGGGAACTAAGTGCAGGTTTTGGGATCTCCAGTGGAATAATTGGGGCCTATGGGGATGATGAGCAAGGTCAGTTATTTGTGCGCAACATGACCTCTAATGGAGTGAACCTCTCTAGATTGAGGATGAAGAAAGGACGCACTGGTCAG TGTGTTTGCCTGATTGATGAATTGGGCACCCGTACCATGCGGCCTTGTCTCTCCAATGCTGTGAAAGTTCAG GCGGATGACTTGACTAGAGAGGATTTCAAAGGCTCTAAG TGGTTGTCTTTGAGATATGCAGTATTCAATTTAGAGGTTATTTGGGAAGCTATAAAGATTGCCAAACAAGAGGGTCTTTACGTGTCCCTTGATTTGGCCAGTTTTGAG ATGGTTCGGAACTTTAAATTACCTCTTCTAGAGTTACTGGAGTCAGGAAATATAGACCTCTGTTTCGCCAATGAGGATGAAGCAAAAGAACTGCTAAG GGGTAAAGAAAATGCTGATCCTGAGATTGCGCTTGAATTTCTGGCCAAACACTGCCAATGGGCTGTTGTAACATTGGGCCCTAATGGATGCATTGCTAAGCATGGAAAAGAG GTTGTCCGGGTTCCAGCCATCGGGGAAACCAAGGCAATTGATGCCACTGGAGCAGGCGACCTATTTGCAAGTGGATTTTTATACGGATTGGTAAAAGGGTTATCTCTGGAGGAATGCTGTAAAGTTGGTTCATGCAGTGGTGGATCCGTCATCCGCTCTCTTGGAGGCGAGACGACCCCAGAGAATTGGCAATGGATGTTCAAGCAGATGCATATCAATTCACTGCCCGTACTCGATAGACATAAACAATCTCCATGA
- the LOC122299359 gene encoding gamma carbonic anhydrase 1, mitochondrial-like, protein MGTLGKAIYTVGFWIRETGQAIDRLGCRLQGNYYFQEQLSRHRTLMNIFDKAPVVDKDAFVAPSASVIGDVQVGRGSSIWYGCVLRGDVNNISVGTGTNIQDNSLVHVAKSNLSGKVLPTIIGDNVTIGHSAVIHGCTVEDEAFVGMGAILLDAVVVEKHAMVAAGALVRQNTRVPTGEVWGGNPAKFLRKLTDEEIAFISQSATNYTNLAQVHAAENAKSFDEIEFEKVLRKKFAHRDEEYDSMLGVVRETPPELILPDNILPDKATKMVVKLETLERELKL, encoded by the exons ATGGGAACCCTTGGGAAAGCAATATACACCGTCGGATTCTGGATTCGCGAGACCGGCCAGGCCATTGATCGTCTTGGCTGCCGCCTCCAAGGCAACTACTACTTCCAGGAGCAAC TGTCTAGGCATCGAACTCTTATGAACATATTTGATAAAGCTCCTGTGGTTGATAAGGATGCATTTGTGGCCCCAAGCGCCTCTGTCATTGGGGATGTTCAAGTTGGAAGAGGATCATCTATTTGGTATGGATGTGTCTTGAGAG GTGATGTGAACAACATCAGTGTTGGTACTGGAACTAACATACAAGATAACTCTCTTGTGCATGTGGCAAAGTCTAACCTAAGCGGGAAGGTCTTACCTACCATTATTGGGGACAATGTTACCATAG GTCATAGTGCTGTTATCCATGGCTGTACCGTTGAGGATGAGGCCTTTGTTGGTATGGGGGCAATACTCCTTGATGCTGTTGTTGTGGAGAAACATGCTATGGTTGCTGCTGGAGCCCTTGTGAGACAGAATACAAGGGTCCCAACTGGTGAG GTATGGGGAGGCAACCCAGCAAAATTTCTGAGAAAGCTCACTGATGAAGAGATAGCCTTCATTTCCCAGTCTGCTACCAATTATACAAACCTTGCACAGGTCCATGCAGCTGAGAATGCAAAATCATTTGATGAGATTGAGTTTGAGAAGGTTCTCCGCAAGAAGTTTGCTCATCGGGATGAGGAGTATGACTCCATGCTGGGTGTTGTTCGGGAAACTCCCCCCGAACTTATTCTTCCAGATAACATTCTACCAGATAAAGCAACAAA GATGGTGGTGAAACTTGAAACCCTTGAAAGGGAGCTCAAATTGTAA